The following proteins come from a genomic window of Montipora foliosa isolate CH-2021 chromosome 2, ASM3666993v2, whole genome shotgun sequence:
- the LOC137992368 gene encoding chondroitin sulfate synthase 1-like, protein MKPRHMSIRGVVTMLAGLIFGFTVALFLRQNLLPVETRRCRMNFVRDLRPRTIAKELNSRNLIFVGVMTAEKFLNTRAKGVFETWGKNVPGKLEFFSSGTSQRKMELPVVSLPGVDDSYPPQRKSMMMLKYMHDNYIDNFEWFMRSDDDVYIRTEKLASFLHSLNSSQDVYLGQAGTGAKDEKGLLGLGNGDNFCMGGPGVILSRSVLKKVVPHIEFCLKNLLTSHEDVEVGRCIKRFVGIPCTWSFEMQALFYHNQSKAQAFHGNLDTKSVRKAITLHPVKQPSYMYRLQSHFMTMRIQDLQHQAVLLQRVLKNMDRLLSTSTSYLSTEEKTSLQGWRDFHHQLSSKYSEPWDMFTAQKFYSEATLQPPETGMRDPWKDGLNHVLGQTMGLINEEAKRVLHRSLEFKKLNHGYIRVHPLYGAQYVMDMLMKYHRHIGHNRRRMTVHVRHHAFLQLPFGNMVYRAETHAKEAPTVHFILPLTGRIETFRRFMRNFEDVCLKRREKAKLLVVYFPSVSPPREHKKVMKDYQNRYPEADLLWLEAIGDFSRGLALSLGANQFDRKALLFFCDVDLVFNSGFLHRARMNTALGQQVYYPMVFSQFDAKITYPNRTSPRNYFTIDMDAGFWRAYAFGIVSAYNHDLRAVGGFDTTIQGWGLEDVDLYEKFVKHEEISVFRAADPGLVHVYHPVICDPKLVDRQYAMCQGSKASGYGSQKSLVRDMLSKGYLKSS, encoded by the exons ATGAAACCCAGGCACATGAGCATTCGTGGCGTTGTAACAATGTTGGCGGGCCTTATTTTCGGGTTCACGGTGGCTTTGTTCCTAAGACAAAACCTCTTGCCCGTGGAAACCCGGCGTTGTCGGATGAATTTCGTTAGGGACCTTCGACCAAGAACAATCGCTAAAGAGCTGAACTCTCGCAATCTTATCTTTGTTGGAGTAATGACAGCCGAGAAATTTCTCAACACGCGAGCGAAAGGTGTGTTCGAGACGTGGGGCAAGAATGTGCCCGGCAAGTTGGAGTTCTTCTCAAGCGGCACGTCCCAGAGGAAGATGGAACTGCCTGTCGTTAGTTTGCCGGGGGTAGACGATTCTTATCCTCCTCAGAGAAAATCCATGATGATGTTAAAATACATGCATGACAACTACATCGATAATTTCGAGTGGTTTATGCGGTCTGATGACGATGTTTACATTCGGACAGAAAAACTAGCGAGTTTCCTTCATTCCCTGAACAGCTCACAAGATGTTTATCTTGGACAAGCAGGAACCGGAGCAAAAGACGAAAAAGGATTACTCGGTCTAGGTAACGGGGATAACTTCTGTATGGGCGGCCCTGGAGTAATTCTGAGCAGATCTGTACTTAAAAAAGTTGTTCCTCACATTGAATTCTGCTTGAAGAATCTGTTGACATCACACGAGGATGTGGAAGTTGGAAGATGTATAAAGCGTTTTGTGGGAATTCCGTGCACTTGGTCTTTCGAA ATGCAAGCTTTGTTTTATCACAATCAGAGCAAAGCACAAGCCTTTCACGGTAACTTGGATACCAAGTCGGTCCGCAAAGCTATTACTCTCCACCCGGTGAAGCAACCTTCTTACATGTATCGCCTACAGTCGCATTTTATGACAATGCGAATTCAAGATCTTCAACACCAAGCTGTTCTCCTTCAAAGAGTTCTAAAAAATATGGACCGACTTCTAAGCACCAGCACAAGCTATTTATCCACCGAGGAAAAAACCTCTCTACAGGGTTGGAGAGATTTCCATCATCAGCTCAGCTCGAAGTATTCCGAACCTTGGGACATGTTCACAGCGCAAAAGTTCTACTCCGAAGCAACGCTTCAGCCTCCGGAAACCGGCATGCGGGACCCGTGGAAAGACGGTTTGAACCACGTGTTGGGGCAGACGATGGGATTGATAAACGAAGAGGCAAAGCGAGTGCTTCATCGCAGCTTGGAATTCAAGAAACTCAATCATGGCTACATAAGAGTACACCCGTTATACGGCGCTCAGTACGTCATGGATATGCTCATGAAGTATCACCGGCATATCGGACACAACCGAAGGCGCATGACCGTGCACGTGCGTCACCATGCCTTTTTACAACTGCCCTTCGGGAACATGGTCTATCGAGCCGAGACCCATGCAAAAGAGGCCCCCACGGTTCATTTTATCCTTCCTCTAACGGGCCGCATTGAGACGTTTCGCCGTTTCATGAGGAATTTCGAAGACGTTTGCCTTAAACGGCGAGAGAAAGCCAAGCTTCTGGTAGTGTATTTTCCTTCCGTATCGCCTCCACGTGAACATAAAAAAGTCATGAAGGACTATCAAAATAGGTATCCCGAAGCAGACCTTCTTTGGCTTGAAGCTATCGGGGATTTTTCCCGCGGGTTGGCGCTTTCTCTGGGAGCAAACCAGTTCGACAGGAAAGCACTGCTTTTCTTTTGCGACGTAGATTTGGTATTCAACTCGGGATTTCTTCATCGCGCCCGAATGAATACGGCCCTAGGACAGCAGGTGTATTACCCGATGGTATTTAGTCAGTTTGATGCGAAAATAACATACCCCAATCGTACATCACCTCGCAACTACTTCACTATAGACATGGACGCGGGTTTCTGGCGAGCCTATGCGTTCGGCATCGTCTCCGCTTATAATCACGATCTTCGCGCGGTTGGGGGCTTTGACACCACAATTCAAGGCTGGGGTCTCGAGGACGTTGACTTGTATGAAAAGTTTGTAAAACACGAAGAGATCAGCGTGTTCCGCGCTGCTGATCCAGGCCTTGTACACGTCTATCACCCTGTCATCTGTGATCCAAAACTTGTTGATCGGCAATATGCTATGTGTCAGGGCTCTAAGGCCTCTGGGTATGGCTCTCAGAAGTCCTTAGTTAGAGATATGTTATCTAAAGGATATTTAAAAAGTTCTTGA